The following coding sequences are from one Leptospira stimsonii window:
- a CDS encoding MbnH family di-heme enzyme, which yields MKFLVYSISLIFLIQCGSGILPIDPFKKKESKNDEALLLLLLPQNSYVWNLPNGFPVPLVPASNPMTQEKVDLGRFLFFDKRLSGNQTQSCGSCHKQAKAYTDGLVTAVGSTGDVHPRNSQGIINVAYNLRQTWVNPNLRNLEDQMLVPIFGEHPVELGLANKENEMLDRLRSDNRYQAMFASAFPGGDPFSTSNVVKAIASFERTLISGRSPYDKYLYDGDISALGNSTQRASILRGAQIFSSEKGECFHCHGGFNFSTTSVHVGTVTEEVSFHNNGLYNIGGNGSYPTGNQGLFEFSGLASDKGKFRAPSIRNVELTAPYMHDGSIDTLENVVEHYNNGGRNIGAGPNAGDGRINPNKNNFVFAIGLTAGEKTDLVNFLKSLTDTEFVTNAKNSDPF from the coding sequence ATGAAATTTTTAGTATATTCTATTTCTTTGATATTTTTGATTCAATGTGGATCCGGAATCCTTCCGATCGACCCTTTCAAAAAGAAAGAATCCAAAAATGACGAGGCCTTACTTTTACTGCTCTTGCCTCAGAATTCTTACGTTTGGAATCTGCCGAACGGTTTTCCTGTACCCTTAGTTCCGGCTTCCAATCCGATGACGCAGGAAAAGGTCGACTTGGGGAGATTCTTATTTTTTGATAAGCGACTTTCCGGAAATCAGACTCAATCCTGCGGTTCCTGCCACAAACAAGCGAAGGCTTACACGGACGGGCTCGTCACCGCGGTCGGTTCCACCGGAGACGTTCATCCTAGAAATTCGCAAGGAATCATCAACGTCGCCTACAACCTCCGCCAAACTTGGGTGAATCCAAACCTTCGAAATTTGGAGGATCAAATGTTGGTCCCGATCTTCGGGGAACATCCTGTAGAACTTGGACTCGCGAATAAGGAAAACGAAATGCTGGATCGACTTCGATCGGATAACAGATATCAGGCGATGTTCGCAAGCGCCTTTCCGGGAGGAGATCCTTTTTCCACTTCCAACGTGGTAAAGGCGATCGCCAGTTTTGAAAGGACTTTGATCTCGGGCCGTTCTCCCTATGACAAGTATCTTTACGACGGGGATATTTCGGCGCTCGGAAATTCTACGCAAAGGGCGTCGATCTTGCGCGGTGCGCAGATATTCTCCTCCGAAAAAGGGGAATGTTTTCACTGTCACGGAGGTTTTAATTTCTCCACCACAAGTGTTCACGTCGGAACGGTAACGGAAGAAGTTTCCTTTCACAACAACGGACTCTACAACATCGGAGGCAACGGAAGTTATCCAACGGGAAATCAAGGTCTTTTCGAGTTCTCGGGGCTCGCATCCGATAAGGGAAAATTCAGAGCACCATCGATTCGTAATGTGGAACTGACTGCTCCTTACATGCACGACGGTTCCATCGATACTCTGGAGAATGTAGTGGAGCACTATAACAACGGAGGAAGAAATATCGGGGCCGGCCCGAACGCAGGAGATGGAAGAATCAATCCAAATAAGAATAACTTCGTATTTGCAATCGGACTGACCGCCGGTGAGAAAACGGACCTTGTCAATTTTCTCAAAAGTTTAACCGATACGGAATTCGTGACCAATGCGAAAAACAGCGATCCGTTTTAG
- the lsa30 gene encoding laminin/fibronectin-binding adhesin Lsa30 produces MRKTAIRFSLLSLSFLFFSCTFGSVGDSRKEEAQMLQRLLTLIGQRPSTFQTSIYFTDDQQDVNIGAFSLISGATTYNLQLLAGSKIVWDGVALRVNPNPVPTVPDQTRSIDRDEHSAASHTPYTVPLDLPLTSPYGADYGTGSFTDTNLEVVNGSILTGDVHSSVVPPIPGIPSGYLASVKYKVQSLDLTFQITAPGPINTSVRIQLAPFVVELFPRCRFDIVPEKLGNFPVTWNLTGILQDQGGTSLLNSISALPNPVNINPYQNGNLYNLILANFRQQDRVLYQTGCTLF; encoded by the coding sequence ATGCGAAAAACAGCGATCCGTTTTAGTCTCCTCTCGCTTTCGTTTCTTTTTTTCTCGTGCACGTTCGGCTCGGTCGGAGATTCGAGAAAAGAAGAAGCTCAGATGTTACAGAGGCTTTTGACCTTAATTGGACAAAGGCCGTCTACGTTTCAAACGAGCATTTATTTTACGGACGATCAACAGGACGTAAACATAGGCGCTTTCAGTCTGATTTCCGGAGCAACGACTTACAACTTACAGCTGTTAGCCGGATCAAAGATCGTTTGGGACGGGGTTGCGTTACGGGTCAATCCCAATCCGGTACCGACCGTTCCGGATCAAACTCGATCCATAGATCGAGACGAACATTCAGCGGCCTCTCATACTCCTTATACGGTTCCGTTGGATTTGCCGTTGACTTCTCCTTACGGAGCGGACTACGGAACCGGTTCTTTTACGGATACGAATCTGGAAGTAGTCAACGGATCGATTCTCACAGGCGACGTTCACTCTTCGGTAGTTCCCCCTATTCCAGGAATTCCTTCCGGTTATCTCGCTTCGGTAAAGTATAAGGTGCAATCCTTGGATCTTACGTTCCAGATCACGGCTCCGGGACCGATCAACACTTCGGTAAGAATTCAACTGGCACCCTTCGTAGTGGAGTTGTTTCCAAGATGCAGATTCGATATCGTACCGGAAAAACTCGGGAATTTTCCGGTGACTTGGAACCTGACCGGAATTCTTCAAGACCAAGGCGGGACGTCCCTCTTGAATTCTATTTCCGCCTTACCGAATCCGGTCAATATCAATCCGTATCAAAACGGGAATCTCTACAATCTCATTTTGGCCAACTTTCGACAGCAAGACCGAGTCTTGTATCAAACTGGATGCACCCTATTTTAA
- a CDS encoding LIC11086 family outer membrane transporter — MKQNILILPILCSFLFPLSISAHHTGMGGSDQASTRFVDPFTGKREKPANYFVLTQDFYKQTNENSNIHTTTFYGEMNLKNGMFAINLSTPYTYYEQKDRSDAARIGKTYIGMKYLPLIDFQKNYFIVFSANVGFPSGQDTDKFTGGNYYSGIPGVTLGYLLGKFSFVTRVSGIFPLSKSQPNNLQDNDGIAYWLRNPSSSAPEETYLLKKTTLISGYITWLWRPGLSFFAGYLYRTPYEGVDLKRTDQGKVPSIFREVSFGFSANVSEKLNFNLAYRYPLLRGEEQRLYDYAITAAVSIEISGLENEETGEKKESEAKVERRPEDEKKEEN, encoded by the coding sequence ATGAAACAGAATATTCTAATTTTACCGATTCTTTGTTCTTTTTTATTTCCTCTTTCCATTTCGGCTCATCACACGGGAATGGGAGGAAGCGACCAAGCCTCCACTCGTTTTGTCGATCCGTTCACTGGGAAAAGGGAAAAGCCCGCGAACTACTTCGTATTAACCCAGGATTTTTACAAACAAACAAACGAAAACAGCAATATTCACACGACGACCTTCTACGGAGAGATGAATCTTAAGAACGGGATGTTTGCGATCAACCTAAGCACCCCGTATACCTATTACGAACAAAAGGATCGATCCGACGCGGCTCGTATCGGCAAAACATATATCGGAATGAAATATCTTCCTTTGATCGACTTCCAAAAAAACTACTTTATAGTCTTCAGCGCGAACGTGGGATTCCCTTCCGGTCAGGATACGGATAAGTTCACGGGAGGGAATTATTACTCCGGAATTCCGGGCGTGACTCTCGGCTATCTTCTGGGAAAGTTCAGCTTTGTGACAAGAGTTAGCGGAATCTTTCCTCTTTCAAAATCACAACCGAACAACTTACAAGACAATGACGGAATCGCTTACTGGCTCCGAAATCCGTCGTCTTCCGCTCCGGAAGAAACATACCTACTCAAAAAAACGACTTTGATTTCGGGTTACATCACTTGGCTCTGGAGACCGGGACTTTCCTTTTTTGCGGGCTATCTCTATAGAACTCCTTACGAAGGAGTCGATCTCAAAAGAACGGATCAAGGAAAAGTACCGTCGATCTTTCGAGAAGTGAGTTTCGGATTTTCCGCGAATGTTTCCGAAAAACTCAACTTCAACTTGGCCTATCGATATCCTCTCCTTCGAGGCGAAGAACAACGATTATACGATTATGCGATTACAGCCGCGGTCTCGATAGAAATCTCGGGACTGGAGAATGAGGAGACGGGAGAAAAAAAAGAATCCGAAGCGAAAGTGGAAAGAAGGCCGGAAGACGAAAAAAAAGAGGAGAATTAA
- a CDS encoding adhesin OmpL37 family surface protein, with the protein MVSRIQKALILIISVSGGLLWAVSPDQTNLGILIGENKINLKFINICVSNLAPAFEEGATVDKTPPNNTKAEAGATTSTQTSSGKEEVYKKLNALPSYTSLKKANQFDFNGNMWYYQSNYSLSFKNLRGAQGEMKDLYQATHEQYLQNSRVILEYASPLIVRSNDKIAQHLLRLGFRDLKSSEDHFTTAYNSAPYQFRYKLLLHSEGIKIARRARRFALLAMIASKTPAEDKPEYQFVNLDDIRAAAEKENISDYERIRNTLINFIDNDLIQRKIVPPGESKDKPIDILEIHDDNYSFITSGRVSFMDMSNDEIKTDDMIQKETLPPIPAKTGN; encoded by the coding sequence ATGGTTTCCAGAATTCAAAAAGCACTGATCCTAATCATCTCCGTTTCCGGCGGTCTTTTGTGGGCCGTTTCCCCGGACCAAACTAATCTTGGAATATTGATTGGTGAAAATAAGATCAACCTGAAGTTCATCAATATCTGCGTGAGCAATCTTGCCCCGGCCTTCGAAGAGGGCGCAACGGTTGATAAAACGCCGCCAAACAACACGAAGGCGGAAGCGGGTGCGACCACTTCCACACAAACGAGTTCGGGAAAGGAAGAAGTTTATAAAAAGTTGAATGCGCTTCCATCCTATACGAGTTTGAAAAAAGCGAATCAATTCGACTTCAACGGAAACATGTGGTATTATCAGAGCAATTACAGTCTTTCTTTTAAGAATCTCCGCGGAGCTCAAGGAGAAATGAAGGATCTGTATCAGGCGACGCACGAACAATATCTTCAAAATTCGAGAGTCATCCTGGAATACGCTTCACCTTTGATCGTAAGAAGTAACGATAAGATCGCACAACATCTCCTCCGATTGGGTTTTCGCGATCTCAAAAGTTCCGAAGATCATTTTACGACCGCATACAATTCCGCTCCGTATCAATTCCGTTACAAACTCTTGCTTCATAGCGAAGGAATTAAGATCGCAAGAAGAGCGAGAAGATTTGCGCTCCTTGCGATGATCGCATCAAAAACTCCTGCCGAAGACAAACCGGAATATCAATTCGTCAACCTCGACGATATCAGAGCGGCGGCAGAAAAGGAAAACATTTCCGATTATGAAAGAATCCGAAATACATTGATCAATTTTATCGACAACGATCTGATCCAAAGAAAAATCGTTCCTCCGGGAGAATCCAAGGATAAGCCGATCGATATTTTAGAAATTCATGATGATAACTATTCCTTCATCACATCGGGGAGAGTTTCTTTTATGGATATGAGCAATGATGAAATCAAAACCGACGACATGATTCAAAAAGAAACGCTTCCACCGATCCCGGCAAAAACCGGAAACTAA
- a CDS encoding IS481 family transposase, which translates to MPWKEVSPMDERVKFIAAVCDGNISMTSLCETFGISRKTDYKWLERYRKEGPNGLLEKSRTPHSNPNRVGFAEERMILALRKRHPTWGPKKLLVILEGSNPEIIWPSASTIGNILQKRGFVKPRKRKRGVIPPSEPFRGYDHPNAVWCADFKGDFKLRDGIRCYPLTISDGFSRFLLCCKGLSGTRTYETKREFERCFREYGLPNAIRTDNGIPFAAGSGLSLLSTWWIKLGIFPERIRPGKPQENGRHERMHRTLKAEAVYPIRSSMRQQQKSFDRFRVEYNRERPHEALGQKPPSQVYTYSQREFPNRLPEISYPDHFEIRKVDEGCFYWKNQRYFITKSLAGEKIGFEPIEDGLWKIFFSFVTIGYFNEHTKKVTKTLKV; encoded by the coding sequence TTGCCCTGGAAAGAGGTGTCACCCATGGACGAGAGAGTAAAATTCATAGCGGCGGTCTGCGATGGAAATATATCGATGACTTCGCTCTGCGAGACTTTTGGAATCAGCCGAAAGACAGATTACAAATGGTTGGAACGATATCGGAAGGAAGGCCCGAACGGACTCTTGGAAAAGAGTAGAACTCCGCATTCGAATCCGAATCGAGTAGGATTTGCGGAGGAAAGAATGATCCTCGCTCTTCGAAAGAGACATCCGACTTGGGGTCCAAAGAAGTTACTGGTGATCTTAGAAGGAAGTAATCCCGAGATCATCTGGCCTTCTGCGAGCACGATCGGAAACATTCTCCAAAAAAGAGGCTTTGTAAAACCCAGAAAGAGAAAACGAGGAGTGATTCCTCCTTCGGAACCGTTTCGAGGATATGATCATCCGAATGCGGTCTGGTGTGCGGACTTCAAAGGAGATTTTAAATTAAGGGATGGAATCCGTTGTTATCCTCTTACGATCTCCGATGGATTCAGTAGATTCTTACTTTGTTGTAAAGGGCTCTCAGGAACAAGAACTTACGAGACGAAGAGAGAATTCGAAAGATGCTTTCGAGAATACGGACTCCCGAATGCGATCAGAACGGACAATGGAATTCCTTTTGCGGCCGGTTCAGGACTTTCCTTACTCTCCACTTGGTGGATCAAGTTAGGAATCTTTCCGGAGAGGATTCGTCCGGGAAAACCTCAAGAGAACGGAAGACACGAGAGAATGCATAGAACTCTCAAAGCGGAAGCCGTTTACCCGATTCGTTCTTCTATGAGACAACAACAGAAGTCTTTCGATCGTTTTCGAGTTGAATACAACAGAGAACGACCTCACGAAGCTTTAGGTCAAAAGCCCCCTTCTCAAGTTTATACTTATTCTCAGAGAGAATTCCCGAATCGTCTTCCGGAGATTTCTTATCCGGATCATTTTGAGATTCGAAAGGTGGACGAAGGTTGTTTTTACTGGAAAAATCAGAGATACTTTATTACTAAGAGTTTGGCTGGGGAAAAAATTGGGTTCGAGCCCATCGAGGATGGTCTCTGGAAGATCTTCTTCAGCTTTGTAACAATCGGTTACTTCAACGAACACACGAAGAAAGTAACAAAGACTTTAAAAGTGTAA
- a CDS encoding LIC11966 family surface protein — protein MKNTKYIILFATVCCILLFSACNTQNPVDYNNKIIDTVNKAGEDLDAMNEAMSKEDFTSAESIRKQWEAKLVKALEELKTTKDFKGKSDLKNAGIASIELYQKIVGSDYKSLIELRLSLKSGAKVNETQIDALLENIVRNLEKATNDLKAASDRFEQEFTKPKQNHSLKYKNTFLLQDRITSTRSKETTLFIPISVFRSLFL, from the coding sequence ATGAAAAATACAAAGTATATTATATTATTTGCAACTGTTTGTTGCATTCTCCTTTTTTCCGCCTGCAACACGCAGAATCCGGTCGATTACAACAATAAGATCATCGATACGGTCAACAAAGCAGGCGAAGACCTAGATGCTATGAACGAGGCGATGTCAAAGGAAGATTTCACATCGGCAGAATCGATTCGCAAACAATGGGAAGCAAAACTGGTAAAGGCCCTCGAAGAGCTTAAGACAACAAAAGATTTCAAAGGGAAGAGTGATTTAAAAAATGCAGGAATCGCTTCCATTGAATTGTATCAGAAAATCGTAGGATCCGACTACAAAAGCCTGATCGAGCTCAGACTCAGTCTTAAAAGCGGAGCCAAAGTCAACGAGACACAAATCGACGCACTTCTTGAGAATATCGTTCGTAATCTTGAAAAAGCCACGAACGATTTGAAGGCGGCTTCAGACAGATTCGAACAGGAATTTACGAAACCAAAACAGAACCATTCTCTAAAATATAAAAACACTTTCTTGTTACAAGACCGGATAACGTCAACAAGGAGTAAGGAAACAACTCTCTTTATTCCAATTTCCGTTTTTCGGTCTCTTTTTTTATAA
- the nhaC gene encoding Na+/H+ antiporter NhaC has product MKVTQPGLFESILPVFVLVLGLSYAGIVFGNGTVDGPAQMLLILSGTVASLLGLRLGIEWETLEDQILESLKNVLKPVLILLLIGSLIGVWIWSGIVPSMIVWGLKILHPSYFLITACLLSSVVSLITGSSWSTAGTVGVALMGIGTTLGIPPGISAGAIVSGAYFGDKLSPFSETTNLASSIAGTPLFTHIQHMLYTTIPAFLIALVAFVWIGLGDFSGSVSNQKTDEVIHLLESSFRIHPALLFPPVLTFVLIYFKIPAIPSILAGILSGIVSGIFLQHPDLSFQEAYRQILNAASKGNSMETGNTLTNALLSRGGMASMLPTVWLIFSAMFFAGAMEGAGFIQKITTAILRYATTDRSLLTGTILTSFAANLISSDQYLSILVPGKMFKKAYEERGLDPKNLSRALEDSGTMTSALVPWNTCGSFMAATLGVPVIVFLPYAFMNLSSPIISLICAWTGWTIRKKEPSV; this is encoded by the coding sequence ATGAAAGTCACTCAACCCGGTTTATTCGAATCGATCCTTCCCGTTTTTGTTTTGGTTTTGGGTCTTAGCTACGCGGGGATCGTCTTCGGAAACGGAACCGTAGACGGACCGGCTCAGATGCTTTTGATTCTTTCCGGGACGGTCGCAAGTTTACTCGGACTTCGTCTCGGTATCGAATGGGAAACCTTAGAAGATCAGATCTTAGAATCTCTGAAGAATGTTTTAAAACCGGTACTCATCCTTTTGTTGATCGGATCCTTGATCGGTGTTTGGATCTGGTCCGGGATCGTTCCATCGATGATCGTCTGGGGTTTGAAAATTTTACATCCTTCTTACTTTTTGATCACGGCCTGTCTTCTTTCTTCTGTGGTTTCATTGATCACCGGAAGTTCTTGGTCCACTGCCGGAACGGTCGGGGTCGCTTTGATGGGGATCGGAACCACCTTAGGAATTCCTCCCGGAATTTCTGCGGGGGCAATCGTCTCTGGCGCTTACTTCGGAGATAAACTTTCTCCCTTTTCGGAGACTACAAACCTCGCGTCTTCGATCGCGGGAACACCACTTTTTACGCATATTCAGCATATGTTATATACTACGATTCCGGCGTTCCTGATCGCACTCGTTGCGTTCGTCTGGATCGGATTAGGCGATTTTTCGGGTTCGGTTTCCAATCAGAAGACCGATGAAGTCATACACTTGCTTGAATCTTCCTTTCGAATCCATCCGGCATTGCTTTTTCCACCGGTTCTTACGTTCGTTTTGATCTATTTTAAGATCCCGGCAATACCTTCGATTCTCGCCGGAATTCTTTCGGGAATTGTATCCGGAATCTTTTTGCAACACCCGGATTTGAGTTTTCAAGAAGCGTATCGACAAATTTTGAATGCGGCTTCGAAAGGAAATTCCATGGAAACGGGCAACACTCTCACGAATGCGCTTCTTTCGAGAGGGGGAATGGCTTCTATGCTTCCCACGGTTTGGCTCATTTTTTCCGCGATGTTTTTTGCGGGAGCGATGGAAGGGGCCGGCTTTATCCAAAAGATAACGACCGCGATCTTAAGATATGCAACCACGGATCGATCTCTTTTGACAGGAACGATTCTTACAAGTTTCGCGGCGAATCTCATTTCATCGGATCAGTATCTTTCCATCTTAGTTCCGGGAAAGATGTTCAAGAAGGCGTATGAGGAAAGGGGGCTTGACCCGAAAAATCTTTCCAGAGCATTGGAAGATTCCGGTACGATGACTTCCGCGTTAGTCCCCTGGAATACCTGCGGGTCGTTTATGGCCGCGACGTTAGGCGTTCCTGTGATTGTTTTTCTTCCTTATGCTTTTATGAATCTAAGCAGTCCGATCATTTCCCTGATTTGTGCCTGGACCGGTTGGACGATTCGCAAAAAGGAACCGTCCGTCTAA
- a CDS encoding pseudouridine synthase codes for MDTEDPVSESLQVTIREEDSSIRLDQFLSKKFTYHSRTAWQKEISEGRILLSGKKVKPGIILKEGDQVVYQIENKTEPPVRSDYKILFEDQWLVAVDKPGDLPVHPAGIYRKGNLLTLMQESGRFQELYTIHRLDRETSGVILFAKNQRTASKLSVLFSSGNIQKFYITKVWGQIPNRLSGYGILKSDVESKIRKKRKFVSIKQTKFLSKRDLLAQTQSNSEEEISLTFFRKIRPEGIGMSRNDETSSYVLCKPITGRMHQIRATLYGLGYPLFGDKLYGKDEDVFLEFIEGKEPDLVERLGMKRQALHAYAICFIHPDTNRKMKIRSSLPEDFL; via the coding sequence ATCGATACGGAAGATCCGGTTTCCGAATCCTTGCAGGTTACGATTCGCGAGGAAGATTCCTCAATCAGGCTCGATCAGTTTCTTTCTAAAAAGTTCACGTATCATTCTCGGACCGCTTGGCAAAAAGAAATTTCCGAAGGAAGGATCCTCCTTTCCGGAAAAAAAGTGAAACCGGGTATCATTCTGAAAGAAGGCGATCAAGTCGTCTATCAAATCGAAAATAAAACGGAACCGCCGGTAAGAAGCGATTACAAAATTCTTTTCGAAGACCAATGGCTCGTCGCCGTGGATAAACCTGGCGATCTCCCCGTACATCCGGCCGGAATATACAGGAAGGGAAATCTTCTCACTCTTATGCAGGAATCCGGTAGGTTTCAGGAACTCTATACGATTCATCGTCTCGATCGAGAAACTTCCGGAGTGATTCTGTTTGCAAAGAATCAGCGGACTGCGTCCAAGCTCTCCGTTTTGTTCAGTTCCGGGAATATTCAAAAATTCTATATTACGAAAGTGTGGGGCCAAATTCCGAACCGTTTATCAGGATATGGAATTCTCAAGTCCGACGTTGAATCCAAAATACGGAAAAAAAGAAAATTTGTATCAATAAAACAAACGAAGTTTCTTTCAAAACGGGATCTGCTCGCGCAAACACAGTCGAATTCGGAAGAGGAAATCAGCCTTACTTTTTTTCGTAAAATCAGACCCGAAGGAATCGGGATGTCGCGGAATGACGAAACGAGTTCGTATGTTCTTTGTAAGCCGATCACCGGAAGAATGCACCAGATCCGTGCGACTCTTTACGGCCTCGGCTATCCTTTGTTCGGCGATAAACTCTACGGTAAAGACGAAGATGTGTTTTTAGAATTCATAGAAGGAAAGGAACCGGATTTAGTGGAAAGACTCGGAATGAAAAGACAGGCCTTGCACGCATATGCGATTTGTTTTATACATCCGGATACGAATCGAAAGATGAAAATTCGCTCCTCTCTTCCGGAGGATTTTTTATGA
- a CDS encoding PilZ domain-containing protein, translating into MDKFINDPEGIHKILQSLFTRLPVAIIVENRPLPVRVVGLKDAIRIVVTLPPGTGSEPNRKLYLVHNNHRFAANFAVEMHNPSNGVELLLATSIQVTTAQRTEERISVDSSSGFQSTLTNIINQGNIRKTLAFADKKIDEIIKKHAKLLREKYPNSTIFFSDRMDNRLRLMYNFDQSIYVLDRYSKGDGSGGFQFLPFPEYQKLIAVNKLESGITSEVSIMIRYKGYTPLGYVQILSEKELNTNDFNAANISASAVAKDVIASGFFQESKEKCTVDNISLQGLGFFHPQSIFFSRSFTVGETILFDLTLSAENKGTFRAVIRNINNTDKMFRIGCEFFNLNEKEESMIQNYIDSKEQAS; encoded by the coding sequence ATGGACAAATTCATCAACGACCCGGAAGGGATTCACAAAATTCTTCAGTCTCTTTTTACGAGACTTCCGGTCGCGATCATCGTAGAAAACCGTCCTCTTCCGGTTCGTGTCGTCGGTTTAAAGGACGCAATTCGTATCGTGGTCACACTTCCTCCGGGAACGGGTTCGGAACCGAATCGAAAATTATATCTGGTCCATAACAATCACCGATTCGCGGCGAATTTCGCCGTCGAAATGCACAATCCGTCCAACGGAGTAGAACTGTTGCTCGCGACTTCGATACAAGTCACCACCGCACAAAGAACGGAAGAACGAATTTCGGTAGACTCCTCCTCGGGTTTTCAAAGCACTCTTACCAATATCATCAATCAAGGGAATATTAGAAAAACATTAGCGTTTGCTGATAAAAAGATCGACGAGATCATAAAAAAACACGCCAAACTTCTCAGGGAAAAATATCCGAATTCAACCATATTCTTTTCGGATCGAATGGACAATCGTCTACGATTGATGTATAACTTCGATCAGTCGATCTACGTTTTGGATCGTTATTCGAAAGGTGACGGGAGCGGTGGTTTTCAGTTTTTGCCGTTTCCGGAATATCAAAAATTGATTGCGGTCAATAAATTAGAATCCGGAATCACCTCGGAAGTATCGATCATGATCCGATACAAAGGTTACACTCCGCTCGGATACGTGCAGATTCTTTCCGAGAAAGAATTAAACACGAATGACTTCAACGCGGCCAATATTTCCGCGAGTGCCGTTGCCAAGGACGTAATCGCTTCCGGATTCTTTCAAGAATCGAAAGAAAAGTGTACGGTGGATAACATCTCACTGCAAGGTCTCGGTTTTTTTCACCCTCAGTCCATTTTCTTTTCCAGAAGTTTCACCGTCGGCGAAACGATTCTTTTCGACCTTACTCTTTCCGCGGAAAACAAAGGAACGTTCCGAGCCGTCATACGAAACATCAACAACACCGACAAGATGTTTCGGATCGGTTGTGAGTTCTTCAATCTAAACGAAAAAGAAGAATCGATGATTCAGAATTACATCGATTCCAAGGAACAGGCGTCCTGA